tgagagtcttccacgtaaaaatctcgtgtagtgtagtttgtgctttgatttatttcattgcttcattatcccataattctggtttgttctaggaggctagatcttaaggttttgtgcaaggctcccAACACATCGAGCagccttcaatggcattgaagtctgcccaatggcatcgAGCTGTCATCAGCGATAGACCTGCTGATTTACAGATTTATGACATCATTCAACACTTATGTTGTAATGATCACCGTTGGATCAAAATTAAATGGTGAGCCTCAACACTTGTAGTAGTTAATACCTGAATGTAGTGAGTGATACAAAGACTATGATCTGGTGGTGGGCCTCCATCACTGCTACAGAGGTGTGCTCCATACCAACAAGCCCATACATCATACATGATTTGAAGCTGATCTGGGCTGCCGGTAGGTTTGATCATTCTTTTTATTAGAAAGAAAGAACTTGAATGAAATTCATTTCCACAATTTAAGGTTGCGTTTGTTTGGACGTACtatataatcaaattgcaattgatttactttcaagttggaataCATATAACTATGACTGAGGTTAGTTTATCCTTACGAAATACTTGGAAACTTTAGTACAATTCGGTTGTTACTCTTTTATTGAACTGATTGTTAGTGATCCAACTCAACTGTCGAACCAAACATGGCCTAAATTTGAAGAAAATGATTCTTTCCATGAATACATTTCAGGGGGAATGAAATTCTGGCTCTGTGGATTCACTCAATATCTCACTCTTTCTGGCATTGCGATTGGCTACACGATCACGGCATCCATAAGCATGGCGTAAGCTCATCTTCTTGTTTATGGATATTGATAGTCTGTATTTTATTCAATGTTTGAACAGTATTCACTATGAAAAGGgtccattttttttaatgtgaTCAGGGCCATACAAAAGTCGAATTGTTTCCATAGAAGAGGTCATGTGGCTTCCTGCAAGACCTCCAACAATCCCTTCatgatcgggttcgggatcattGAAGTTTTCCTATCTCAGATCCCAAACTTCCACAAGCTTTGGTGGCTCTCCATCGTTGCTGCATTCATGTCGTTCTCGTATTCCTTAATCGGGGTGGGCCTTGCCCTGGCCAGAGTAATCTCAGGTCATCGTTCTGCTTAAACTAAACTATACAATGATATACCAAGAATTGTTGCACATGGCCACTGATCCAAACCATCCGATCAATCGACTATCTCTTACGTGGGCCAGATCTCACAAAATGCACAGCCTGATTTTGAATGTTCAACAAAACCAGGGCCCAAATTAGTTAGAAAAAAAGGTCCATTAGGCAGTTGCAGTAAATCAATCAGTGCAATTTTTGGACAGTggcccatcaattggatggtccaaatcaatggGCATGTGCACAGATTGCAAGATGGAGATGGTTCATAACCCAGTAAAAATGTATTTGTAGATAGGTTCATTCCTTATCAGAAGAAACTGAACTGAATTACATGCATTTGTGCAGGAAACACTGGAAAGACTTCTCTTACAGGAGTGGATGTTGGGGTTGATTTGTCTGAAGCTCAGAAAGTCTGGACAACATTCCGCGCACTTGGAGATATTGCATTTGCCTACTCATATTCTTTGATCTTGATTGAGATTCAAGTaattcaagaacttccttccatGGGTTTCTTTACTTAAATCCATACATTTCCTgccaaaaatggaaaaaaaaatcattaaatcaATTTGAATTTACATGCGATGCGTTTGTctaatttcaaaacatcccacaaaaaaaaaaaagaagagagatttgTTTTGAGTTTTTAATTTCATACAAAACCATGAAAGTGAATCACTTAaatgttgaaagaagcattaacAGATGATTGAATTGCGATTTCTTTCGGATTCCATCAGGACACATTGAAATCTCCAGCAGAGAACAAGGCAATGAAGAAAGCTAGCATGGTTGGCGTGTCAACAACAACTGTGTTCTATGTCTTGTGTGGCTGCATTGGCTATGCTGCATTCGGTGACAAGGCGCCTGGGAACTTGCTGACCGGATTTGGGTTCTATGAGCCCTTCTGGTTGGTCGATTTAGCTAATGTGTGCATTGTGGCGCACCTTGTCGGCGCATTTCAGGTACTGGTcgatcattttccttcatttgttCAATCCCATCGTTCAACTGATTGGATCACCATAACCATGACATTAGCAACTGAATTAGGACCACCAGCCATTTTCTTTCTAATTGTTATGGTTAGGATGATTCAATAACTAAAATTTTCAGgagatgctccatccacaatgtggcccaccattttcacCAATTCTAATCAAAGCTTCTCTATCCAACCCTATAGGTATTCTGCCAACCAGTCTTCGCCCTAGTAGAATCTTGGGCAGCCAAGAAATGGCCAAACACAAAGTTCATAACCCGCGAACACATGATCTTGAAAGGCTTCAAGTACAAAATCAACTTCTTTCGGTTACTTTGGAGGACATTTTTCGTGATTGTAATAACCGTCCTGGCGATGTCGATGCCTTTCTTCAACGACATACTCGCACTCTTGGGTGCCATTGGATTTTGGCCGCTGACGGTCTATTTTCCAGTGGAGATGTACATTGCACAAAACAAGATCAGAAGCTTCACACCCAAATGGATATTACTGCAGGTTCTAAGCTTGGTATGCTTGTTCGTCTCTCTGGCAGCGGCTTGTGGCTCTATACAAGGGGTGGTGGAGTCACTTCATGTCTACAAACCTTTCAAGACCAAACAATGAAAAAAAGGTAAGCTAGTTATAGCAAGCAGGCCATGAAGGTTGTATAtgtgtttgttgttgtttctagGCACAAGGGCCAGTGGACCATCTATAAGCTGTTAGTTAAACTTCCTAATGTGCATCTTGGTTAATCTAATTTGTGTAATCTCAGAATCATATTGCTCCAACTAGTATGGGTACTTAGTTCATGGGTTGGGCTAGAGATGTGTAAGCAGCTCATGGGCTGGCATAGCCCACTTAcaataagggtggcaatgggcaagGGTTCATGGTTCACCTAGCCGCCCTGGCCCTAGCCTTACAAGCCGGTCTATGAGGAAAGTACATTCTcatacctcaaaatcatatatggtaggttgaataactcatttcggtttgcgaaaAATGTCTGTTTTAGGATTTTgacagtcctgatcacttccgcctcccaccgggccttctctgatccatcttggacgtCCACGACCGCGTCAATGACGAACTCAATCTTAACaagagctctgtggggtccacagtaatgtgtgtgttttatctacgtcCATGTTGGGAGccttgtacaaaaccttaggatccagcctcccaaaacaaactagaattataagataataaagcaatgaaataaattaaagcataaaccacaccacacgagatttttatgtggaaaaccttcaaaaaggtaaaaaaccacgggatctcgtctagatcaacaatctatcatgaagtagaacgttacaaccttcttcactcacgcaggagcggataaacaataagagaataaaagaaaacggagagatctcaccgatcatgaggacgtagaagcgctgagatgttgagtgcacaatagatcacctctacgagcataacctcccttccacaaacttcctctctctctctctcacacacacacacacacacacacacacacctttgatagccctaaaccctttagcaaaccttcgcaaagctttaggaaaccctcttgcattacctagaaaggccctaagcattcctatttatagtttaggaaactccctttcgcaccccttgcgaaaccgcctcagatttccgcagtccgcacaagatccggacttaAATCtacgtaagctcgactggtcatTCAGAGTCCTTGATCAGTCGAGTGGCaccttcgaccggtcaagcacatcccacgactggtcgagcacctcagaaaTCAAAAACCACaactcgctggaaaacgagtcgagccagtccacgactggtcgtgcaccagccctcgaccggtcgagtgaatcTCACGACCGGTCAAGCCTGGGGAAAAAACCCCatcagtccatctattttggctcGTCATTTGAGgccgatccaaggctcaagtggacaagaccatagaaagcaatggtgatatcgacgcccaccgttgaaaccttcctaggttctactgtgatgtttatttgccatccaacctgttcataaggtcacatataaagtgaaaacacaaatatcagcttgatccaaaacttttggctctcaagaagtttgtaatggtgggaattcaatacccattgtgtggcccacttgagccttggatttccctattttgggctcatgccttataatgatccagcaaaatgaatggacggcgtgcatAGAACATACACACCATGGTGTGCCCTACAGAGCCCCTGCCAGGACAGGGTAGGACTCCAACCGTCCAGGATGAAAAGGTTGCCTAATGCCCAACGGATGGCATATTTGTGTGATATAACACACATACATATAAAGTCAGGTCAAGCCAGGCTGGGTCGGGCTAAATGGACTTTAGCCCAATCTCAACTTAAAAAATGGTCAGACCATGCATGCTGGTTCCAGGGTCTAAGATAATAGGTCCAAGCCCGGCCTGAAGATATGTCAGCCCTACTAATCTACGTTGAAGGGCTGCTCcacaataaaataataataataaaaagattgACAATTAAAAAGTCAAGCCAATTCAATCGTCAGGTGGGCTACATGATATAAAACAAGGGAGAACCCTCCAAAATCTCCAAATTCCTCTAGTCGCCCACCTTGTTTGTTTGAACTCAAACGCTCAAGGATCATATCAGCAGCTCTAGGATCATTGATCAATGGGCCCTACTTATACATACTCAAGACCCAAGGTTACAATGCATTATCTCTGGGTTGAGATGGTATAATTACTGCATCTCTCAGGAGGAAACATACACCTTTCCTTCATGTTTTTGCTCGGCCCAATGAActatacatggtgggcccacctgtatGATGATCCAAATCACCCGTATGATTCCAAATGTGCAACTGGGCCCTGCAGAATGTGGGACCATTTGTGGTAAGTGTCACTTTCATCACAGGGAGATGATGCGGTAGAGCGGGGAGAACTGGACTCTGGTAAATCGCTATCTCTCCATGGTGCACTTATCAAGGTGATGTATCAATTGGAACCGTCCATCCGGTGGATCGATCATGGATGGCTaatgtttcaaaaatcacaaCATTTAAACA
This region of Magnolia sinica isolate HGM2019 chromosome 1, MsV1, whole genome shotgun sequence genomic DNA includes:
- the LOC131258228 gene encoding amino acid permease 6-like — its product is MSEVGDFARTQSCEQGFSRGKESHVEDDVDIDDDGRTRRTGTVWTASAHIITAVIGSGVLSLAWAIAQLGWIAGPATLLIFAFITFFTSTLLADCYRSPDPVFGKRNYTYMDAVRANLGGMKFWLCGFTQYLTLSGIAIGYTITASISMAAIQKSNCFHRRGHVASCKTSNNPFMIGFGIIEVFLSQIPNFHKLWWLSIVAAFMSFSYSLIGVGLALARVISGNTGKTSLTGVDVGVDLSEAQKVWTTFRALGDIAFAYSYSLILIEIQDTLKSPAENKAMKKASMVGVSTTTVFYVLCGCIGYAAFGDKAPGNLLTGFGFYEPFWLVDLANVCIVAHLVGAFQVFCQPVFALVESWAAKKWPNTKFITREHMILKGFKYKINFFRLLWRTFFVIVITVLAMSMPFFNDILALLGAIGFWPLTVYFPVEMYIAQNKIRSFTPKWILLQVLSLVCLFVSLAAACGSIQGVVESLHVYKPFKTKQ